A single Lolium perenne isolate Kyuss_39 chromosome 6, Kyuss_2.0, whole genome shotgun sequence DNA region contains:
- the LOC139832703 gene encoding uncharacterized protein, with protein MIFVIPCSRTQATASPPLSTWFIVARVTHVLEDALLMMMTAALAVVATVATAAMLIVASAVMTIVHHTAMIIMAMAIAAIVTMIVVPVDVATVVMMVAYAAVMTPLGAVVMMDPGVMVVAAGSPAHPLHCNKEDSDDEVDRQDKSSNAASYGVDTNWYTDTGATDHITSELIISKLTTQEKYKGRDNVNMANGHVPLEQVFSGVWGPAPASAGKHEYTTTMQPMMIVLLLLISMEKILLKMLKKWPRTSKNKILPRLHCHGAMLARDPQADSPSSLDRPPLDSPSRTNDWLPGRDSEAAPASDVAPSQLPPRVCTSSAPALSSPPRAEPSQEARAPASSPATTPPTDGDVARQPPPAQPDSTAAGSSAAPAHVASSAPGMRTRLQQGFRKPKIYKDGTVRYGLLTSSGEPQHLSEALSHPQWRVAMEEEYTALLNNHTWHLVPPAKHKNLIDCKWVYRIKRNSDGTIDRLDKALYGLKQAPRAWFSRLSSKLHDLDAAIDILLKDLNVHFAIKDLGELHFFLGIEVTRSPRGLVLTQQKYAIDLLERVGMKDCKASPTPLSSTDKLSLTEGEPLGTEDSSKYRSIVGALQYLTLTHPDISF; from the exons ATGATCTTCGTCATTCCATGCTCCAGGACACAGGCGACAGCTTCACCTCCTCTGTCAACCTGGTTCATCGTGGCCAGGGTGACACACGTCCTCGAGGACGcgctgctgatgatgatgaccGCGGCCCTCGCGGTCGTGGCGACGGTGGCTACCGCCGCGATGCTGATCGTGGCTTCCGCCGTGATGACGATCGTGCACCACACCGCGATGATAATCATGGCAATGGCAATCGCCGCGATCGTGACGATGATCGTGGTCCCCGTGGACGTGGCGACCGTCGTGATGATGGTGGCGTACGCCGCCGTGATGACTCCACTTGGCGCCGTCGTGATGATGGACCCCGGCGTGATGGTGGTCGCCGCCGGCAGTCCCGCGCACCCACTCC ATTGCAACAAGGAGGATTCTGATGATGAAGTGGACCGCCAGGACAAATCTTCCAATGCTGCCTCTTATGGAGTCGATACGAACTGGTACACCGACACAGGTGCCACAGACCACATCACCAGCGAGCTAATTATAAGCAAACTCACCACCCAGGAGAAGTACAAGGGCCGCGACAATGTCAACATGGCCAATGGTCATG TTCCTCTTGAACAAGTGTTTTCTGGTGTATGGGGTCCAGCACCTGCTTCTGCTGGTAAACATGA GTACACCACGACGATGCAGCCTATGATGATAGTGCTTCTGCTTCTGATCAGTATGGAGAAAATTTTGCTGAAAATGCTCAAGAAATGGCCCCGGACGAGCAAGAACAAGATCCTGCCCCGTCTACACTGCCACGGGGCAATGCTGGCGCGCGATCCCCAGGCGGATTCGCCATCCTCCTTGGATCGGCCGCCGCTCGATTCCCCTAGTCGCACCAATGATTGGCTGCCAGGACGAGACAGCGAAGCTGCGCCCGCCAGCGACGTCGCACCCAGTCAGTTGCCGCCACGCGTCTGCACCAGCTCGGCTCCCGCGCTGTCTTCTCCGCCCCGCGCCGAACCATCGCAGGAGGCACGTGCCCCTGCCTCCTCTCCCGCGACCACACCTCCGACAGACGGCGATGTGGCGCGCCAACCACCACCGGCCCAACCTGACTCTACTGCTGCGGGATCCTCTGCAGCACCAGCGCATGTGGCCTCCTCTGCGCCGGGAATGCGTACACGTCTACAGCAAGGTTTTCGTAAGCCCAAAATTTATAAGGATGGTACCGTGCGCTATGGATTACTCACATCATCAGGAGAACCTCAacatttgtctgaagctctttcacATCCTCAATGGCGGGTTGCAATGGAGGAAGAATATACTGCTCTTTTGAATAATCATACATGGCATCTTGTTCCTCCTGCCAAGCACAAGAACTTGATTGACTGCAAATGGGTATATCGCATCAAACGAAATTCTGATGGCACTATTGACAG GCTTGATAAAGCACTATATGGTTTAAAGCAGGCTCCTCGTGCTTGGTTCTCAAGGCTGAGTTCCAAGCTTCATGATCTTG ATGCAGCTATAGATATTCTTCTCAAGGACCTCAATGTTCATTTTGCCATCAAGGATCTTGGTGAACTGCACttctttcttggcattgaggtaaCACGTTCTCCTCGTGGACTGGTTCTCACACAACAAAAGTATGCTATTGATCTTCTTGAAAGAGTTGGTATGAAAGACTGCAAGGCCTCGCccacccccctctcctccacagaTAAGCTATCTCTCACTGAGGGGGAGCCATTGGGCACTGAAGATAGCTCAAAATATCGCAGCATTGTGGGAGCTCTTCAGTATCTCACATTGACTCATCCTGATATATCATTTTAA